The following is a genomic window from Neoarius graeffei isolate fNeoGra1 chromosome 16, fNeoGra1.pri, whole genome shotgun sequence.
acactcacattcacacctacggtcaatttagagtcaccagttaacctaacctgcatgtctttggactgtgggggaaaccggagcacccggaggaaacccacgcggacacggggagaacatgcaaactccacacagaaaggccctcgccggccacggggctcgaacccggaccttcttgctgtgaggcgacagcactaaccactacactaccgtgccgcctgggAAATATCATTTCATGGGAAATCCTCTCAGCTATGATGTGGTATTTGTAACTATGACTGAtctctatgtaaaaaaaaaaaaaatctggatagCTCATTGCGCAATCAGGTGAAGCAATCTGGCCGCCTTATCACCGAGCTGGTCTACCcttgtttctgatttcctgtttcctgattcctgtgcctATTTCTAGTTACCATTCTCACTTTACCTGATATcctgtttcctgattcctgtgtcTATTTCTAGTTACCATTCTCACTTtacctgatatcctgtttgtgcctcgcctgactcTTTTGCATGTTTAAcgttttggatttagcctgccgatttgaactgtttgcctttgtgcatgtttgcactttattattaaacttctgcacttacatccgcctaccTCGTATCTGACAGCACATCAAATCGGTACAATCATATCTCTTCCtttggaagctacacaaaactggacattATTCATCTAATTGTTGAGAGAGAAAAAACATGAACACACTTGTCTGTACAGCATGTATTGGCCAATGAGCTATCCAGATTTATTTTACATAGAGATCAGTGGTAACTACTGAGAACTTGGTACGCCACACTCAGAAATCAATGTacattgtcactggggcagtaccatctaaggtacttatttgtaccttttatatactgattgggagtcatctttttgaccctaaaaaggtgcacatagttatcttgaagtccaataatgagccttagggggtacattagtgtagactgtaccttggggtacagaaatggactcctactgtacccctatttctggcaGTGCATTTTCTTAGCTATCAGAAATGGCAATATCACTTTCAAATATAGCCAGAATTTGCAGAAATTTGGTCAGTTCACCCATCTAAACATGTATTATACTGTGTCTGAATATAAATGCAAAAGTCGGCAGTCTTTTATTATTAGTTCAGCGAAACACTATTGAGAACTGGTTATGGCAGGATACATTTTTTCTTATGTTACATATATGTAGCTTGGAAGTTGGTGTCTCTAGTGATACAGAAAAGGAGGAATAACAAAAAAGAGgggaaaatatatatacataatatccatccatcatctgtagccacttatactgtcctacagggttacaggcaagctggagcctatcccagctgactacgggcgaaaggcggggtacaccctggataagtcgccaggtcatcgcagggctgacacatagagacaaacaactattcacattcacacttacggtcaatttagagtcaccagttaacctaacctgcatgtctttggactgtgggggaaaccggagcacccagaggaaacccacgcagacatggggagaacatgcaaactccacacagaaaggcccttgtcagccacggggctcaaacccaggaccttcctgctgtgaggcaacagtgctaatcactacaccacccttgagttagtcaaaattatattaacacttaaatggtagaaaccaatcgGATCCGTCATGGAAGTTCATCAgtggcgtactgctgcaccatctgtaagtagacgtctgacgtcactgttggggtgtcaaaaaagtagggcccaattacacCAGCAGCGGTCATGGCGCACCACTCATTCAGGAGAaagataatccattagtgttaatataattttgactaaccctgtatgtgtgtggatatatatatatatatatatatatatatatatatatatatatatatataacaaaaatgtataataaaaaagAGGGGGGAAAAGATTAGCAAAATTAAGCTGCATAAAATGAGAAGTTTGTGATTTTGAGTTGGTTCACTCTGCAGACCGAACACAGCttttattaattgatttaataaaagtctaaacctTTCTGCAACCTCTTGGACTCTGAATAATCAGAGTGTTTAAGTTTTGAGAATTTCCACGactatttttcatttcatttatttaaaaggACATTGCACATTAATCAACAAAACTGTAAATGTGCCAGTGTTAGCCAGCAGCCTAATTTAGGTATGATGCAGTCTTTAGGCATGATGTTTATAAACCCAAGTGACCAATTTTTGTAAAAGTCAGGttgttaaaaacaataaaaacaaagacaaacatacataaccacaaaaaaaaacagtaacaGAAAAACaataacagaaaaaaaagtttacacATCAGACAAGCCATCAAGACACTCATCACTACAAACTGAATCAATCTTACAAATACAGCCACTAAAACAGTAAACAACAGCGTAAACAAAGCAGGAGACAACATCATACGTCATACCACAAAcaataaatataattttttttaaatatttttcccctcattattattattattattattaatttttaaccTTTTCTGTATCACTAAAGAGACACCAACAATGAACATGATTCCGGTTCTGGTTCCGATTCCCTTCCATCAtgagcagtgtgtttgggattcagTCTGACAGGTTTTTATCGCCCCCTACTGACTACTGAAGGATTGGCGTTTCCATGGTAACCTGGTGACAACATTCTGAGTTGGTGAGTGTGAGCTTTCAACATGGCAGAGGTGTCTGCGCTGAACAGGAAAACAATTCAAACCTTGGCTGAAACTTTGTCTAAACAAGTTAAACACTGTAAGTATCACAggatatacatgttatttaccagctgggaggtccgtatcgtgaaataccgtgaccgaggtcttgaaagtactggccgAGGTCAGggaatttcaccatacggaccgaccttaagctggtaaataatatatattttttttctttaccaaattctaacagaaaacgagagcacccggaagggaaaactgagccgagccgccattttgaatcctcattcacggctgtaatgcaaatgggttcctcctcggtatacaagtgcacttccatagcaggaaaaaaactacattttgctgcctatgtagtcccctatttatacaaataggagtcattcaggattctgccatgtttttgctcgacagtattatgacctttatattgcataaataaagccatttggtgaaactttgaagaagagattgtactggtttaaagtttttacctaacgtaatattatgtattaggataacatggtccaaaatcggTCTCATTAACTAatggagatcaaactgttagcaagttagaggtttttagctttctcctgaaatgttttcttttatttcttcttcctcagggtggtaaaactcgctttcgctgtgaacactgtcgttatcgctatccatgctgtaaaattaatgctattttgaatcctcattcacggctgtaatgcaaatggcttcctcctcggtatacaagtgcacttccatagcaggaaaaaaactacattttgccgcctatgtagtcccctatttatacaaataggagtcattcaggatttgtGTCTTATGGGttgtttacaatcagggtacaaagtttgtgtcacagggctccaaaattcaaattgattcaaactggttcttgtaccagtttttaagtgaaggacaagttaaagaacagataggcatgtgcaatagtttgtattataacaagattaagtgtagctttaagcagggctgggagaaacaaatgaagtgattctcggagaggacttttttttttgacaattcagaatccactacttccatagtgcttttaaatataaggctgcaagctttgtgttgtgttagttgtctctaatatttatgtcccaatatcttgaccacattttaggatgaaaataatcattttagatatgttattttatattgaaaaattagctgtctcggagaggacatttttttgacacaattacagactaatttgatcaaaatagtctgaaaacttactggcattcaacattaaaacgtaactatgtttccaatgatatggaaccaaatatgtgttttatggtataaagaatgatttaagtgcatcccttttggagctacctgtggtcaaaaaagcactttttctaaatgacacaagtaattttgctaaatatgacatatattgccatccaTTCAcccaaaataacgttatcaccaattttttttttttttgcatggtaaatagagctatcacagggctacaataaacaaccaagtttatttagtcaagccttttgatattgaagataagtgttaaatgtgatttttagcttgcgtaccctgattgtaaaacaacccttaacttAGGTCTTTATTGTATTATTTGTACATTGTTATGTGCCTACATGTATATTGTTGCCTCTATTGTACAGCATATGTCTATATTATTATGTCTACTAAATGTATACTATTACATGTCTACTGTTAAGTGTATAGAGTGTTAACACCTACCAAagttttttgctcgaccaaagttatacagtattatgacctttatattgcataaataaagccatttggtgaaactttgaagaagagattgtactggtttaaagtttttacctaatgtaatattatgtattaggataacatggtccaaaatgggtctcattaactaatgagatcaaactgttagcaagttagaggtttttagctttctcctgaaatgttttcttttatttcttcttcctcagggtggtaaaactcgctttcgctgtgaacactcgtTATcgttatccatgatgtaaaattaatgctattctcctgagaaatgcaaacagaaaaatttataagatttttgatacttataaataaatcttatttttaaaaaaagataaatgttgacaaaaaattgctactatgtttgctgctgttgttgtgaatgagcgagtcgctagaggtccgtaaccggccaatcagagtgcaggatttgatggaaactgcaccgtgaaaaaaaatgttgcgtatttatttatttatttatccggaTGTTCCTCAGCTAATGGGGAACATGCACGTGAGCACTACTAGTTATCTATTAGCAGCTAAGCTAATGTAGCCAAGTTAAATTTTTTCATCAACTAGTGAATGGACCTTTAGTTTTAATAACCGCTTGTTTACTCTTTCATACTGTACACCTGGAGTGTTAGTCATAAAATCTTGTGGACTCCTGACCATCCCATTTCAGATTTAGTTCCCTTTGCTAttctaataacctccactcttctgggaaggttttccactGGATGTTGTAGATTGGCTGTAGGgatgtgtgttcattcagccacaagagcattcgtGAGGTCAGAcattgatgttgggtgaggaggcctggcgtGCAGTCTAGTTCATTCCAAAAGGTGTTCAGGTCCGGTCTCTATGCAGGACACTcaggttcttccactccaaccttggcaaaccatgtcttcatggacctcactttgtacACAGGGGCACTGTTACGATGAAACAGGTTTTGGTCCACTTAGTTccaatgaagggaaattgtaatgttgCAGCGCACAGAAACATCCTGTACAATTGTGTGCCtgccaacagtttggggaagaacctatGGTTCAGGGTGTgattgtcaggtgtccacaaactgttGTAAAGCCATTTTGTTATTGGCTGTTGTAAAGGCATTTGGGCCCAAGAAAAACATCATCAAAAGTGGTGAAATATCAATTGACATGCTTTTTCCACACATAAAACAAATACATGAATTCACAATGTGATGTGATATTCTTGCTGGAATATTCTTCTTGCTGTGCAGTTAACAAAACTGAAGCAGAGTGCCTGATCTGGCTGTTTAATACACTGCTGGGAGAACAGATTGAGAGCAAAGAAACTCATGGACTGGACCGGGGACACTATCGCAACATCTTACACAATACATTCGGGCTGACCGATGATATGCTTCTGGACCGAGGTAAGTTTGTGCATCGATGACAGTCTGTGTTCTGCATGTAACCTCAGCTTGTAAGATATTTTCTGTAACTTTATTAATTTTTCATTTGAAAAAGCTTGAATTCTACTTTCATTCTGATTTGTTCCAGTTTTCCATGTATTTGACAAAGACAACGATACCTACATCAATGTTAAAGAGTGGATAGAAGGACTAGCAGTCTTACTCCGAGGGACACTGGATGAGAAAATAAAATGTAAGATAAATCAAGGTTTAATTTCGTATGAGTATTTATAACCCTAGTCATGCCACTGTCCTCTTACTGAAATGCCTGTAGTCTGTTTTGAGGTGTACGACCTGAACGGGGATGGCTACATATCACGGGAAGAAATGTTCCACATGCTGAAGAACAGCCTGATCAGACAGCTGACTGATGAAGACCCCGATGAAGTAATTAAGGAACTTGTGGAAATAATACTAAAGAAAATGGTAAGGGCACTGTCGTGAGAGAGAAACAGTCTGAGATATGACAGTTCAAGTAACGTTTATTCTGTAACTGATGTTGGTGTCCAGGATCACGACCATGACAACAGACTTTCATATTCAGACTTCGAAAAGACTGTGATGGATGAAAATCTGtttttagaggcttttggatcTTGTCTTCCTGatgtaaaggtaaaaaaaaaaaagtgcacttaaACATGTTATGAATGTACTTACATTCACTTAAACAGCCTCCTGTAGCCCGTTTTTTAATTGCAGTTTTCCATACACTGACAAGCCTTGTATTTCCTCCTAAACAACTCTTTGCTTAAGACAGGTGGCCATTAAAGTAAAAACCAGTAGCTGACAATGCCCCAAACAGGGCATGCATGCTCATCTCAGTTTGATGTGGCCAtgtctatttttaaaaatgctctACAATTTAATTGAAAGCATCTTTAAATTACAAATCATTTTCATCTTTCATAAAAATTATACAAAAACAAACCACAATAGTTTGCCATCATTTTTGAAATATACAAAAAGTTGTTCACTAATGTTCTGCTTTTTTGTTTGCTTTGCAGTGTGTGCAGGCGTTTGAGCAACATGCATTTCAGGACACACTGGGGCCTGAAATCACTAAAATACCTTCATAACAAGGTTTTAAAACCTTGTAAATTCAGCTCCTGTACAATGTGTTACTCTGTAGGAATCGGTAGAATGTGATATTTAAATTCTTCTCCGAGGCTTTGCGGTGGTGGTCTTTGTCTCTGTGGGAATTGATGAAAcctgacaaaaaaaataaataaataaaatattaaagtaaatttttttagatTTCAGCAACCAGCACAACTGACTTCTTTCCATCACATGCATGAAACTGATCTATCGACATAGATACACTCACACACGTTAATATAATTTGATCTTTAATATAAGCTATTGCTATAGTATACTTATACTATAGTTGGTAATATGATCATAACATGAAACAAAATCTGTACTATTATCTCAATAACTTACCCTAAAACACCGAGAAGCGTCCCTTCGTTTAAAAGTCCTTTTAAGTATTGTCTATTTTTTCTATCTTTCTAACTCAGCCATTTTATACTTGATTTCAATTTGGTTTCAATAAGGggcaatagaaaaaaaaaagtgcttcctGGAGTGCCTCAaggaaaacttaaaaaaaaaaaattatcaaaccTTTTTATTTTACCAAACAGCATCTTCAGCAACATCAATTCAGAAATTGGTAAAATACAGCATCAAATATCCAGACATGTACATGCACGATGACCCGCACAATACTGTttaccatttttttttacatatattttTCCAAATCAAAACGTCTaagaagggggcggcacggtggtgtagtggttagcgctgtcgcctcacagcaagaaggtccaggttcgagccccgtggccggcgagggcctttctgtgcggagtttgcatgttctccccgtgtccgcgtgggtttcctccgggtgctccggtttcccccacagtccaaagacatgcaggttaggttaactggtgactctaaattgaccgtaggtgtgaatgtgagtgtgaatggttgtctgtgtctatgtgtcggccctgtgatgacctggcgacttgtccagggtgtaccccgcctttcgcccatagtcagctgggataggctccagcttgcctgcgaccctgtagaacaggataaagcggctagagataatgagaatgagaaaatgtcTAAGAATCCCCAGAAAACAAAAGTACACCATATTGGAAAGCCCTGAAAGAGATTTGTAGGAAAAGTGATGTTGAAATTAGTGATTCTTCCGAATAGCACCATCAAACCACCGCACTCCGTCAGTGCATACACCAGAAACATTCTTTTAGATACAGGGGGTTTTTTTTCGGTTCATGCTGTTATTCTGTTTTTGACTGTTTGAATTTACTTTTACTTTGGAATTGTAATATTCTGACAGAAATTGCACTACAAGtacatattttttttacattctGCACATTgcagtttttattttgtttgttgtaTTCCATTTGGAGAtgcatttattaaaaataaaatttataaaaataCATTATTTGTATAAACTGTTGTGGTTTTTTAAATTGATTTTGAAGAATTATGTAATTATCAGTTGTATTTTATAGTCAGATTCCCTTTCAAtaggttaaaaaaaatccattgggcaCACTTGGTATCCAAGTTGGCAAATGGAGAGTCCGTCTAATTCCATACTTACTAATGCTTTTGTAGTatttctgtacttttttttttgtctagttgTAGTCAGAGTGTTGCTGAATGGAAAAGAAAAGTGGCATCTTTCTGCATGGGCCCATTGCCATCATGGCACTATATACTGTCTAATTTCGAATATACTTTAGGTGAGGATAAAAAACTAATTTCTCCTTTGGTTTATCACAATTTACTCAAGCACAGTAACTGGTCACAATGTTACTGACACTGGAAATGTATTCTCTGAGGTCTTATGTATCAATAGACACTGAGATTATACATGTTGACCAGATATGTTGATCTGGaactattttttattaattttgggTACGTCTGTCTAGGCGAGCCACATCTCCCAGCACCTAAGGCCTTGATCTTTCAACTCCGCCATTTTATACTTGATTTCAACAAGAGACAATAGGAAAAATGTGCTTCCTGGAGTGTCTCAAGAAAAACTGAAGAAAattggtaccctatgggtacacggggctactgcttataaataaaacttttctgataccatgtccatacagtaaatatagcatatatatttactctatgagacagtagctacaaaaatgaagcgtaatccaaaaatgaaccgcaatccaaaaatgaacaatttaaaaatcactgaagtaaaatataccaagtgtctactttatattattctactcctacctcttacagggatgagaatttaccgccgatcggcggatttccgactttttcagaccaaaatgatcgtttttgagatcgatgtaaatccgttgagaaattttcgggggggtatgattaacgatctgtggtcaccttataacgcagacatcccaagtctcccagaacttccgggagtctcctgcatattgatagaagcgagcaagagcgtgcgcgcgcaacattaaggtctgcatcacgcatcttagaatgtgcgcgcgcgagggagactgtgtgcagtgttgccagatattgctgatgttttccatcccaaaatatgttcaaaacccgccaaaatgcacttaaaaccacccaatgtggcaacactgcctgtgtgcctgttcatgtagcgcatgccagacaaagagcatcctgattgggttactcagcaaaataagccaatcagctttcagtgtgggcgggcttttatcccttttctcgaggaccaaagctttcagttgagtcagtgcagcttacaggaccggcatagcagagagagagcgcgcgccccaaaaaacgaaagtacaaaacccacttcagctcagattacacaaaagaatctccctgtctaataagggtagaaaataatgacagtttcgagcgatgtactgtttgcagcagtgatttcagcattggccatggtggcttaaatgattgtaaaggacatgttgaggtgaggagtgtcattccatgtgcattatattatttaggtctacaacaggctgtcatgaaaagaccaaacttattgaagatttccgtaaagtaacaatgtatgaatatacatcatatatatatatatcaaatacacatcatatacaagtgtgtatctttttataaatgaggttagcttgtctaatgtagcatgttggggagaatcatagtatcatatctatatttctgataaaattttaggtgatACCGTGTAcaactcctacttattgctcatttcatgggggggaattgccgggatgtgccgcgcgggagtgtctgcccacatttttttaggccgagatgaacttctagtttttgatttaaaaatttttttccaatttgtaatgcccattgtacatgcctgttctttaactcaaaatcaccatcttgatcttcaaattgaccgtatggtatctgtattacattacacaacatcctgtccagataaaacctagttagtacacacagcagttgaaagggaagtgatgagtgatgttgaatgttgcctgcttaatatgcaagacctcctgctaccatgataacatcagaagaaagcttcagagaattatatgacagaacttttttctggtttgcacttcattgtaaaggattagagtattcagagacatctcatctcatctcattatctctagccgctttatccttctacatggtcgcaggcaagctggagcctatcccagctgactacaggcgaaaggcggggtacaccctggacaagtcgccaggtcatcacagggctgacacatagacacagacaaccattcacactcacattcacacctacggtcaatttagagtcaccagttaacctaacctgcatgtctttggactgtgggggaaaccggagcacccggaggaaacccacgcggacacggggagaacatgcaaactccacacagaaaggccctcgccggccacggggctcgaacccggaccttcttgctgtgaggcgacagcgctaaccactacaccaccgtgccgccctattcaaagacatgaatagcaaaaatgcagaaatataatactgtagagctcatttatattaaaaggtgcattgattttttgaaatcatcaaatgtgaattgattaaaaacaagtctcttgtaccatattaatcattttcacctgggagtccaccaagaaggggaatttatttccaaatacattgcaactttttgctgataaaattaatggtttgggggtaaaaaaaaaaaaaaaaatagccaaaaatcattagcccctggaacccctgggccccgcccccctgggccatgggccccgccctggttttttcagactttttaaatatttttcattctcatccctgctcttacagttttcgaaactgaaacctccgaaccgaggctgacatacacacgctgtcaccatgacccaaactcttatttcccggaaaaggcccggcactagagctcagtggtctcgatactcttttcgacaacttcccataacaactcggaagtgcgtcacatctacatcacacatggtaccactggctgaagaaggcgaggaaagggggacgacctgg
Proteins encoded in this region:
- the clxn gene encoding calaxin, which gives rise to MAEVSALNRKTIQTLAETLSKQVKHFNKTEAECLIWLFNTLLGEQIESKETHGLDRGHYRNILHNTFGLTDDMLLDRVFHVFDKDNDTYINVKEWIEGLAVLLRGTLDEKIKFCFEVYDLNGDGYISREEMFHMLKNSLIRQLTDEDPDEVIKELVEIILKKMDHDHDNRLSYSDFEKTVMDENLFLEAFGSCLPDVKCVQAFEQHAFQDTLGPEITKIPS